AGTTGGGCCGACAATTACAATATGTTTTTTTGAGTTCAACATTTTACATTGCGGCAAGCGGTATTAGTTTCTTTTTCACTTTAGGGTTTGATAATACTTCGATTAGTTCTCCGAACAACCAGTGTGATGCTGCGCTTCTTACTTTGACAGTCACGTATGCTCCAGGGTTTATTTTGTTTTCTTTTGGATCGAAGTGGATGAGTTTGTTTTGACCTGACCGTCCACTTGTCATGCCTTCCATTTTTGATTCACCTATGACTAATAGTTCTTCTGTTTTTCCTATTTGGTCGTT
The Acidimicrobiia bacterium genome window above contains:
- a CDS encoding TRAM domain-containing protein, with translation NDQIGKTEELLVIGESKMEGMTSGRSGQNKLIHFDPKENKINPGAYVTVKVRSAASHWLFGELIEVLSNPKVKKKLIPLAAM